The DNA region CCATTCAATTGTCCAAAGAGAAATCTGCATTCAAATTGCAATGAGACATCGACAGCTAGCAATATCAGCAGTCTGTTTGAAAGATATGCCTTTGAAAGTAATCAAAGCTCCTGGCATGTCTTTGGGCGTGGAGACATCCTCTGCTATTTTTGCAAATCAGCAACCAGGTGTAGATCTCATCGGTCTTGGTCTTTTAGAAGGCATTTTTCTCAGCCACTTGCAAACAAGGATGCAGAGCTGACTGAGGCAAGCTAAAGGTATTTAGGATTTCTAATGAACCTTTGGTTGTTCCAATTCTAGAGTCAATCCTTGTCAGTGTTTCCTCAAGTGAGCAA from Mangifera indica cultivar Alphonso chromosome 8, CATAS_Mindica_2.1, whole genome shotgun sequence includes:
- the LOC123222466 gene encoding CDT1-like protein a, chloroplastic isoform X2 produces the protein MFDQKTSCMTQDLHVTINVDSIDCNVKSKSDSKKMDVRKVFRARLMDFMKGHPERDEIPEDALLEPFNCPKRNLHSNCNETSTASNISSLFERYAFESNQSSWHVFGRGDILCYFCKSATRCRSHRSWSFRRHFSQPLANKDAELTEAS